A stretch of DNA from Methylomicrobium lacus LW14:
CCAAACCAACAATCTCTTCGCCTGCCAACACCTCAACGCCCTTTTGCTTGTAGAAGTTGGACACAAACTGAGCGAGAGGACTCGGGAAGACGCGATCTCCAATATCTTTGCCGGGGAAAATCATCACCACTTCTTTTCCGTTCAGAGCCAGCGCCGCAGCGATCTCCGAACCGATAAACCCGCCACCAATCACGGCAAACCGCGGCCCCGTTTCGGTCAGAGCACGAAGACGCCGGTAGTCCGGCAGGGTGCGGAAGTAAATGATTTTGTCATCGCCGAACGGAAGGCGTCGGGGCTTGCCGCCCGTAGCCAGCAAGAGTTTTTGATAGGTGAAAATATCCCCCTTGTCGTCCACGACGCGTTTTTGAGCGGGAACAATTTCTTTGACGACACGGCCAAGGTGAGCCTTGGCCTCTTTGCTCTCCAGCTTGCGCCAGATGCTGTCCAAGGGCTTGCCCTTCCAGAGCGCCTTTGACAGAGGTGGTCGATCGTACGGAGCATCAAGCTCCGCGCTGATCAGCCCGATGCCGCCGGTTGGATCGACTTCGCGGATACCATCCACCGCAGCGGCTGCGGCCATCCCGCCGCCGATGATTAAATACTGGTAGTTCACCATAGTTTGTGCCTCCTATCTTTCGCTTACTCTTTCCAGCGTTGTTAAAAATAAGGCTAACTATAAAGTCGACCGCAGTCGATGCGGTTCCGCACATAAGCTGATGAATGATGATGACTATTGAATTTGTGGTCAAGGGCTGAAAAACAGAAGTAGCTACACTAAACCGGGCACACCATCTAAAAAATAATCTGGAAAGAGAAAGTGTTTCGAAAATTTTTCGATATCAGTCATTTTTGGGAGATTGACTCTTTCAACAGCCGGATATGCGCGCCAACGTACTGACTGCGGCTAATTTAAACACTAAGATTTTCTAAGGTTTTGACGAAACCCCATTTCGTCCCGAAGCTTGGTTTCAGGTCGAGATGACGTAGACATTTTTGTCCGCGCTTGTTTTTTTAGCATAGGAGAATTCCATGACCCAATTAGCTCACACCCCCTCTGAACACGCCACGCAAGCCTGTATCGAGGCTTGTAGCCACTGCCATCAGGTCTGTCTGGCAACCGCGATGAACCACTGCCTGGAGGCCGGCGGCAAACATGTTAAACCCAAACACTTCCGCCTCCTGATGAACTGCGCCGAGATTTGCCAGACGTCGGCCAATTTTCAGCTCAGCAGTTCTCAATTTTCGCATCATCTATGCGCGGTCTGCGCCGAAGTCTGCGAGGCATGCGCTACGGATTGCGAAAAAATCGGCGGCATGGAGGAGTGCGTCGAGGCATGTAAGGAATGTGCCGAGAGTTGCCGGCAAATGGGAAGCGACAAGTACTAAGGGTGAATCGGGTTCTTTGGCTATGTACCCAAGACCCTTGTTGTTCACTGTGGCAGCGATAGCGCTAACAGCTTGTGGAGAGGTGGCGCAGTTGCCGGTT
This window harbors:
- a CDS encoding NAD(P)/FAD-dependent oxidoreductase; protein product: MVNYQYLIIGGGMAAAAAVDGIREVDPTGGIGLISAELDAPYDRPPLSKALWKGKPLDSIWRKLESKEAKAHLGRVVKEIVPAQKRVVDDKGDIFTYQKLLLATGGKPRRLPFGDDKIIYFRTLPDYRRLRALTETGPRFAVIGGGFIGSEIAAALALNGKEVVMIFPGKDIGDRVFPSPLAQFVSNFYKQKGVEVLAGEEIVGLETRGNQHVLQTRTNREIVVDGVVAGVGIEPSVELAQSIGLEVENGIVVNEFLRTSHPDIYAAGDVAAFYNPALGKRIRVEHEDNANSMGRLAGLNMAGKSEPYHHLPFFYSDMFDLGYEAVGEVDARLETFADWKRLNEEGVIYYLQNDRVRGVLLWNVWEQVEAARQLIAEPGPFTLKDLKDRLPAKTSNPKPHS
- a CDS encoding four-helix bundle copper-binding protein; the encoded protein is MTQLAHTPSEHATQACIEACSHCHQVCLATAMNHCLEAGGKHVKPKHFRLLMNCAEICQTSANFQLSSSQFSHHLCAVCAEVCEACATDCEKIGGMEECVEACKECAESCRQMGSDKY